A window from Aquiluna borgnonia encodes these proteins:
- a CDS encoding hemolysin family protein, whose translation MLEFAIGLVALVLLVLLAAAQTHLEAESDPRAGSLSLARALLLAGVAASWLVALAPQAPFALILAVFILAIWFIQQALGKLIGNRNPGKRLASWLDSFISRWSKLVEPIRLSAPQIVEDYEAELIESVEEFGERIVREVMVPRVDMEVVQADDSLERALAVFISSGFSRLPVIGEDVDDVVGILYLKDLARYMHQNPLQLSEVKASEASRPVLFTPESIPVAQLLQQMQRSGTQIAVVSDEYGGVAGIATIEDLLEELVGEISDEHDRETADIELVGSDLFRVNPRVTLDELSEHCELEIEDEDVDTVGGLLIKALGNLPKGGEVVSSSGLELTAERVDAKRGRILSVLVRKQEIND comes from the coding sequence TTGCTTGAGTTTGCGATTGGGCTGGTGGCGCTGGTATTGCTAGTTCTTCTGGCTGCCGCCCAAACTCATCTGGAAGCCGAGTCAGATCCTCGAGCCGGCTCGCTTTCCTTGGCCAGGGCGCTGCTGCTGGCCGGCGTGGCCGCCAGTTGGCTTGTTGCCTTAGCTCCGCAGGCACCGTTTGCTCTTATCCTTGCGGTCTTCATTCTTGCTATCTGGTTCATCCAGCAGGCCCTTGGGAAACTGATTGGAAACCGGAACCCGGGAAAGCGCTTGGCGAGTTGGCTTGACAGCTTTATTTCGCGGTGGTCGAAGCTTGTAGAACCGATTCGCTTGAGCGCACCGCAGATCGTTGAGGACTACGAGGCTGAACTGATCGAGTCCGTTGAAGAGTTCGGCGAGCGCATCGTCCGTGAGGTGATGGTTCCCAGGGTGGACATGGAGGTGGTTCAAGCGGATGATTCGCTTGAACGAGCACTCGCTGTATTCATCTCCTCCGGTTTCTCACGTCTTCCTGTTATTGGGGAAGACGTTGATGACGTGGTTGGAATTCTTTATCTAAAGGACCTTGCCCGCTACATGCATCAAAACCCCCTGCAACTCTCCGAGGTAAAAGCCAGCGAGGCCTCCAGGCCAGTGCTCTTTACCCCAGAGTCAATCCCGGTAGCTCAACTTCTGCAGCAAATGCAGCGCAGCGGAACTCAGATTGCTGTGGTTTCCGATGAGTACGGTGGGGTGGCTGGAATCGCGACGATCGAGGACCTGCTTGAGGAACTGGTTGGTGAGATTAGCGATGAGCACGATCGAGAAACAGCTGACATAGAACTAGTCGGCAGCGACCTCTTCCGGGTTAACCCCAGAGTTACGCTCGATGAGCTCTCGGAGCACTGCGAACTTGAGATTGAAGATGAGGACGTTGACACCGTTGGAGGATTGCTAATCAAGGCGCTGGGAAATTTGCCCAAAGGTGGTGAAGTGGTCAGCTCATCGGGTCTGGAACTGACTGCGGAGCGGGTCGATGCCAAACGAGGCCGTATTCTTAGCGTCTTGGTGCGCAAGCAGGAGATCAATGACTAA
- the era gene encoding GTPase Era — protein MTNRHSGFVSFVGRPNVGKSTLMNAMVGQKFAITSSKPQTTRKAIRAILNHPEGQLVIVDLPGVHRPRTLLGQRLNDLVTSTLTDVDVIAFCTPANEKIGPGDAHIVADLSRFPKAKKIALVTKVDTVSKQRLAEHLMEVSGMADWAEIVPVSALTGDQVHLVSDIIVKLLPVGPELYPDDIETEETSEDLICEFVREAALELVDDELPHSLAVTLDEIVDGENKPNVHVSLWVERDSQKGIVIGKAGSMLRTIGAAARKQIESHLGYPIHLSIQVRVAQDWQRSAKQLGKLGF, from the coding sequence ATGACTAATCGCCATTCTGGGTTCGTTTCCTTTGTCGGTCGGCCCAACGTTGGGAAGTCGACTCTGATGAACGCGATGGTGGGGCAAAAATTCGCCATCACCAGCTCCAAGCCTCAAACCACTCGTAAGGCGATTCGGGCGATTTTGAATCACCCCGAGGGCCAACTTGTCATCGTTGATCTCCCAGGGGTCCACCGCCCTCGAACACTCCTTGGGCAACGCCTAAACGATTTGGTAACCTCGACCCTTACCGATGTCGACGTGATTGCCTTCTGCACGCCAGCTAACGAAAAAATTGGCCCGGGGGACGCTCACATTGTCGCGGATCTCTCACGCTTTCCAAAGGCTAAGAAGATCGCCCTGGTTACCAAGGTTGACACGGTGAGCAAGCAGCGTCTGGCCGAGCACCTGATGGAAGTTTCTGGCATGGCGGATTGGGCTGAAATCGTGCCGGTCTCGGCACTGACTGGAGATCAGGTTCACTTGGTTTCCGACATCATTGTGAAGCTACTTCCAGTCGGCCCAGAGCTCTACCCGGACGACATTGAGACCGAGGAGACCTCCGAGGACCTGATTTGCGAGTTTGTTCGAGAGGCCGCTCTGGAACTGGTAGATGATGAGTTACCGCACTCCCTAGCCGTAACCCTGGATGAGATTGTTGACGGGGAGAACAAGCCCAATGTCCACGTCAGCCTTTGGGTTGAGCGAGACAGCCAAAAGGGCATCGTGATTGGAAAAGCCGGGTCGATGCTGAGAACAATCGGCGCAGCCGCCCGAAAGCAAATTGAAAGCCACCTGGGATATCCAATCCACCTCTCAATTCAGGTGAGAGTAGCTCAAGACTGGCAAAGAAGCGCAAAGCAGCTGGGCAAACTCGGGTTCTAG
- the leuA gene encoding 2-isopropylmalate synthase, protein MQNNQKTSGMPFGRYQPYHEQIQVNLADRTWPSKRIEVAPRWCAVDLRDGNQALIDPMSPERKLKMFKLLVDMGYKEIEVGFPSASQTDFDFVRILIEDKHIPEDVTIQVLTQARDHLIERTYESLQGANRAIVHFYNSTSVLQRRVVFGQDKEGIKQIALNAARKCLSLEATLPDTEIFYEYSPESYTGTELEYAVEVCNAVAEIIQPTPERKLIINLPATVEMATPNVYADSIEWMSRRLAPRDSILLSLHPHNDRGTAVAAAELGYMAGADRIEGCLFGNGERTGNVDLVTLGLNLFSQGIDPQINFSDIDSIKRTVEYCNQLPVPERSPYGGDLVYTAFSGSHQDAIKKGFEHLERDAAAASIPVSEFTWAVPYLPIDPKDVGRNYEAVIRVNSQSGKGGVAYLLKTDHQLDLPRKLQIEFSKVVQNHTDSQGGEVTSEELWSIFQDEYLPSKAQEQKWGRFELKRLKTASDMDGVVNLEAILRDGTGELSVSGVGNGPISAFSDVLRKQAVDVKVNDYLEHTLSASGDALAAAYIELEVHGQSLWGVGIDGDITIASIKALISAVNRALRA, encoded by the coding sequence ATGCAGAACAATCAGAAAACTTCGGGAATGCCCTTTGGGCGCTACCAGCCATACCACGAGCAAATTCAAGTCAATCTTGCGGATCGAACCTGGCCTTCAAAGCGCATTGAGGTTGCGCCGAGATGGTGTGCTGTTGACCTTCGGGACGGCAACCAGGCACTTATTGACCCCATGAGCCCAGAGCGCAAGCTCAAGATGTTCAAGCTTCTGGTCGACATGGGCTACAAAGAGATTGAGGTGGGTTTTCCCTCTGCATCTCAGACCGATTTTGACTTTGTGCGGATTCTGATTGAGGACAAGCACATCCCCGAGGACGTCACGATTCAGGTCCTGACCCAGGCCCGGGATCACCTTATCGAACGCACTTACGAATCTCTGCAGGGGGCAAATCGAGCAATTGTTCACTTCTACAACTCGACCTCAGTCCTTCAGCGCCGAGTTGTCTTCGGTCAGGACAAGGAGGGCATCAAGCAAATTGCCTTGAATGCGGCACGAAAGTGCCTCTCGCTAGAGGCAACCCTGCCCGACACCGAGATTTTTTACGAGTACTCCCCAGAGTCATACACCGGCACAGAGCTGGAATATGCAGTTGAGGTTTGCAACGCGGTGGCCGAGATAATTCAGCCAACCCCCGAGCGCAAGTTGATTATCAATCTGCCCGCAACCGTCGAAATGGCAACCCCGAACGTTTACGCAGATTCGATTGAGTGGATGTCTAGGCGTCTTGCTCCCAGGGACAGCATTTTGCTTTCGCTGCACCCGCACAATGACCGCGGCACAGCTGTCGCTGCAGCTGAACTGGGTTACATGGCAGGTGCAGACCGAATTGAGGGATGTCTGTTCGGCAACGGAGAGCGAACCGGAAACGTTGACCTGGTAACACTCGGCCTCAATCTTTTCTCTCAGGGAATCGACCCTCAGATCAACTTCAGTGACATTGACTCAATCAAGAGAACCGTGGAGTACTGCAATCAGCTTCCAGTCCCAGAGCGCTCTCCATACGGTGGCGACCTGGTCTACACAGCATTCTCTGGAAGCCACCAGGACGCCATCAAGAAGGGCTTCGAGCATCTTGAGCGGGATGCGGCTGCGGCTTCTATTCCAGTTTCGGAATTCACCTGGGCAGTTCCCTACCTGCCAATTGACCCTAAGGATGTGGGCAGAAACTACGAGGCGGTAATTCGGGTTAACTCACAATCAGGTAAGGGTGGCGTTGCCTACCTGCTGAAAACTGACCACCAATTGGATTTGCCGAGAAAACTGCAGATCGAATTCTCCAAAGTTGTACAAAATCACACCGACTCCCAAGGTGGGGAGGTCACCAGCGAGGAACTTTGGTCGATCTTCCAGGACGAGTATTTACCCTCTAAGGCGCAGGAGCAGAAGTGGGGTCGTTTTGAACTAAAGCGTCTCAAGACAGCCTCTGACATGGACGGCGTGGTTAATCTCGAAGCCATTTTGCGTGACGGCACCGGTGAGCTATCGGTCAGCGGAGTCGGTAACGGCCCAATCTCTGCCTTCTCCGACGTGCTTCGAAAGCAGGCTGTCGATGTGAAGGTAAACGACTACCTTGAGCACACCCTCAGTGCCTCCGGTGACGCTCTAGCTGCCGCCTACATCGAGCTAGAAGTACACGGCCAGAGTCTCTGGGGTGTGGGAATTGATGGTGACATCACGATTGCCTCCATCAAGGCGCTGATCTCTGCTGTGAATCGAGCCCTAAGGGCCTAG
- the recO gene encoding DNA repair protein RecO translates to MPHYRDEGIVLRTHKLGEVDRILTILTKDHGQVRAVAKGVRKTSSRFGARLEPFMVCDLQLFEGKNLDTVSQVEQLSNYGAAIVADYPRYTAASAMVEAAERLTRESSNSQQYLLLLGGLRTLAAGVHQSSQVLDSYLLRALALSGWVPEFDRCQGCGGEPISFSVHTGFVSCSTCLAPGSVRLGASGLAHMTDLLGGNWEGVGKAKQETKEAVSSVISAYLQWQIERGLRSMNLVER, encoded by the coding sequence ATGCCTCACTACCGCGATGAAGGGATTGTGCTTCGCACCCACAAGCTGGGCGAAGTCGATCGAATTCTGACCATCCTCACCAAGGATCATGGTCAAGTTCGTGCGGTCGCGAAGGGTGTTCGCAAGACCTCAAGCCGCTTCGGTGCTCGACTAGAACCCTTTATGGTTTGCGACCTCCAGCTTTTCGAGGGCAAAAATCTGGACACGGTTTCTCAGGTGGAGCAGCTTTCCAATTACGGCGCCGCTATTGTCGCGGATTACCCGCGATACACCGCGGCCAGTGCAATGGTTGAGGCTGCCGAACGTTTGACCCGTGAATCGTCTAATTCTCAGCAGTATCTGCTTCTGCTTGGCGGGCTCAGAACTCTCGCGGCCGGTGTTCATCAGTCCTCTCAGGTCTTGGACTCTTACCTGCTTCGCGCGCTTGCACTCTCTGGTTGGGTGCCTGAGTTCGACCGCTGTCAGGGATGCGGTGGCGAACCCATTTCCTTCTCAGTTCATACCGGGTTTGTAAGCTGCAGCACTTGCCTTGCTCCGGGGTCCGTCCGGTTGGGGGCCTCTGGCTTGGCTCACATGACCGATCTGCTCGGTGGTAATTGGGAGGGTGTCGGTAAAGCGAAGCAGGAGACCAAGGAGGCAGTTTCTTCGGTAATCTCTGCATACCTGCAGTGGCAAATTGAGCGAGGTCTGAGATCTATGAATCTGGTTGAGCGCTAA
- a CDS encoding isoprenyl transferase has translation MVQLFDPQRRPPVFSKVPKHIAVVMDGNGRWANARGLTRTEGHKAGEAALLEVIAGAIEAGVTHVTAYAFSTENWKRSPDEVRFLMGYNKEVLRRRRDLLDSWGVRIRWAGRRPKLWPTVINELLEAEKRTRSNSRLTLTMAVNYGGRQEILDAVNRMADEVSAGKLKPGSITEKTMQRFLYVPELPDVDLFLRSSGEMRTSNFLLWQSSYAEMMFLPTLWPDFTRETIWEAIDSFANRDRRFGQATDAPLN, from the coding sequence ATGGTGCAGCTATTTGATCCACAGCGCAGACCGCCGGTTTTCTCCAAAGTACCAAAGCACATTGCGGTCGTGATGGATGGGAATGGGCGGTGGGCCAACGCCCGGGGACTCACCCGCACCGAAGGTCATAAGGCCGGTGAGGCTGCACTTCTGGAGGTCATTGCAGGGGCCATTGAAGCCGGAGTAACCCACGTCACTGCGTATGCGTTTTCAACCGAAAACTGGAAGCGTTCTCCCGACGAGGTTCGATTTCTCATGGGCTACAACAAGGAAGTGCTCAGGAGAAGACGTGACCTGCTTGACAGCTGGGGTGTAAGGATCCGCTGGGCGGGCCGCAGACCCAAACTCTGGCCTACGGTCATCAATGAATTGCTTGAGGCTGAAAAACGAACCAGGTCAAATTCGCGACTCACGCTAACGATGGCGGTCAACTATGGCGGTCGTCAGGAGATCTTAGATGCCGTGAATCGAATGGCAGATGAGGTTTCCGCCGGAAAACTCAAGCCCGGTTCAATAACTGAAAAAACTATGCAGAGGTTTCTTTACGTCCCGGAGCTACCAGATGTCGATCTCTTTCTGAGATCTAGTGGTGAAATGCGCACTTCTAATTTCCTGCTGTGGCAATCCAGCTATGCCGAAATGATGTTTCTTCCGACTCTCTGGCCTGACTTCACAAGGGAGACCATTTGGGAAGCCATTGATTCCTTCGCGAATCGGGATAGGCGCTTCGGCCAGGCCACTGATGCGCCGCTAAACTAG